A stretch of Lathyrus oleraceus cultivar Zhongwan6 chromosome 6, CAAS_Psat_ZW6_1.0, whole genome shotgun sequence DNA encodes these proteins:
- the LOC127097523 gene encoding uncharacterized protein LOC127097523, translating into MRPNGLDVSFGFLAPATVNLGLILSRPDTVTEYVLRILMDNKDAEKLFFIPFNTGGHWLLLAINPIREIVYYLDSLGNDWTTYPDMKVLIDTVLQAFRAQRDIQTSRRGANSITWIKVACPQQRNQIDCGYFMLRFMRDTLALGRLKIPTDYFDEFKCAFYTKDQVDEIKEEWCQFMIKLNVCS; encoded by the exons atgcgccccaatggtttggacgtgtcattcggattcttagcacccgcgaccgtcaacttaggtttaatcttaagtagaccggataccgtgacggagtacgttcttcggatcctcatggacaataaagatgcggagaagttgttttttataccgtttaataccgg tggacattggttgttgctcgcaatcaatcctatccgagaaattgtgtattatcttgactcgttaggaaatgattggacaacatacccggatatgaaggtcctaattgacac cgtcctacaagcttttcgggcccaacgagatatccaaacctcaaggaggggcgccaactccattacatggattaaagtggcg tgtcctcaacaacgtaatcaaatagattgcgggtatttcatgttgaggtttatgcgagatactcttgctttgggccgattaaagattcccaccgat tactttgatgaattcaagtgtgcattttatacaaaggatcaagtggacgaaatcaaagaggagtggtgtcaattcatgataaagctcaatgtttgttcataa